One Cottoperca gobio chromosome 23, fCotGob3.1, whole genome shotgun sequence genomic region harbors:
- the waslb gene encoding neural Wiskott-Aldrich syndrome protein isoform X1, translating to MSGHPPQRRQTNVGSIQLTQQENECLFNYLGRKCMSLSSAVVQVFTADRNSSWNKRCCGVACLVKDNPLRSYFIRVWDIKEGKMVFEQELYNNFSIYLPKPYFITFIGDTCQVGLNFASEEETKRFRSHVNELIGRRQRKSEKRRDPPNGPSLPMATVDIKNPEISNIQRYHNNSQVNNIVHSSFQKREKKGKAKKKRLTKADIGTPSNFQHIGHVGWDPNTGFDLNNLDPELKNLFDMCGISEAQLKDKETSKVIYDFIEKKGGVEAVKNELRRQAPPPPPSRGGPPPPPPHHGSAPPPPPPARGRGAPPPPPPSRAPVSAPPPPPPSRPGMSAPPPPPPPSRGALPPPPPPAHASIPVAPPPPPPSSSSSTPPSIGGPPPPPPPPPPPGPPPPAPPPPMEANGGDDGDGVPKSALLSQIREGHQLKKVEQKDRPVSSTGRDALLGQIRLGTKLKAREDNGDSAPSTPALSAGIVGALMEVMQKRSKAIHSSDEDDDDDDDEDFEDDDEWED from the exons ATGAGTGGACATCCGCCGCAACGGCGGCAAACAAATGTCGGTTCAATACAACTGACACAGCAGGAAAATGAATGCCTTTTCAACTACCTTGGCAGGAAATGCATG TCTTTGTCTTCAGCCGTGGTCCAGGTGTTCACAGCAGATAGGAACTCCAGCTGGAACAAGAGATGCTGCGGGGTGGCCTGTCTGGTCAAAGACAATCCCCTACGCTCCTACTTCATCAGGGTCTGGGACATCAAG gaGGGTAAGATGGTGTTTGAGCAGGAGCTGTACAACAACTTCAGCATCTACCTCCCCAAACCTTACTTCATCACATTTATTGGAGAT acatGCCAAGTGGGTCTGAACTTTGCCAGTGAGGAGGAGACCAAGCGCTTCCGTAGCCATGTGAACGAGCTCATCGGGAGAAGACAGAGGAAATCTG aGAAGAGACGCGACCCTCCAAATG GCCCGTCATTGCCCATGGCGACCGTCGACATCAAAAACCCAGAGATCAGCAACATTCAGCGTTACCATAACAACTCTCAAGTGAACAACATTGTGCACTCGTCCTTCcaaaagagggagaaaaagggcAAGGCGAAGAAGAAGAGGTTGACCAAGGCAGACATCGGCACGCCGAGCAACTTCCA GCACATCGGACATGTAGGATGGGATCCAAATACAGGTTTTGAT ttaaaTAACTTGGACCCAGAGCTGAAGAATCTGTTCGATATGTGCGGCATCTCTGAGGCTCAGCTGAAGGACAAGGAGACCTCTAAGGTCATCTACGACTTCATTGAGAAGAAAGGAGGCGTCGAAGCTGTCAAAAATGAGCTACGGAGACAAG ctcctccgccCCCTCCATCCAGAGGCGGCCCTCCTCCACCGCCCCCCCACCACGGCTCggctcctcctccccctcctcctgccaGGGGGCGAGGTGCCCCGccacctcctcccccctccagAGCTCCCGTCTCAGcgccccctcctccccctccgtCCCGACCGGGCATGTCCGCTCCACCGCCTCCTCCCCCGCCCAGCCGAGGCGCTCTCCCGCCTCCCCCTCCACCAGCCCATGCCTCAATTCCTGTGGCGCCTCCCCCACCGCCTccttcttcctcatcctcaACTCCACCCAGTATCGGAGGACcgcctcccccccctcctcctccaccgccTCCTGGCCCTCCGCCCCCTGCTCCTCCGCCCCCTATGGAGGCTAACGGAGGGGACGACGGCGACGGCGTGCCCAAGTCGGCACTGCTGAGTCAGATTAGAGAAGGCCACCAGCTGAAGAAGGTGGAGCAGAAAGACAGGCCGGTGTCCAGCACCGGCAGAGACGCACTTCTGGGCCAAATCCGACTAGGAACCAAACTCAAAGCG AGGGAAGACAATGGCGATTCAGCGCCTTCCACCCCGGCCCTCTCGGCAGGCATCGTCGGGGCCCTGATGGAGGTGATGCAGAAACGGAGCAAGGCGATTCACTCTTCAG ATGAGGACgatgacgatgacgatgacgaGGActttgaagatgatgatgaatggGAGGACTAg
- the waslb gene encoding neural Wiskott-Aldrich syndrome protein isoform X2: MSGHPPQRRQTNVGSIQLTQQENECLFNYLGRKCMSLSSAVVQVFTADRNSSWNKRCCGVACLVKDNPLRSYFIRVWDIKEGKMVFEQELYNNFSIYLPKPYFITFIGDTCQVGLNFASEEETKRFRSHVNELIGRRQRKSGPSLPMATVDIKNPEISNIQRYHNNSQVNNIVHSSFQKREKKGKAKKKRLTKADIGTPSNFQHIGHVGWDPNTGFDLNNLDPELKNLFDMCGISEAQLKDKETSKVIYDFIEKKGGVEAVKNELRRQAPPPPPSRGGPPPPPPHHGSAPPPPPPARGRGAPPPPPPSRAPVSAPPPPPPSRPGMSAPPPPPPPSRGALPPPPPPAHASIPVAPPPPPPSSSSSTPPSIGGPPPPPPPPPPPGPPPPAPPPPMEANGGDDGDGVPKSALLSQIREGHQLKKVEQKDRPVSSTGRDALLGQIRLGTKLKAREDNGDSAPSTPALSAGIVGALMEVMQKRSKAIHSSDEDDDDDDDEDFEDDDEWED, translated from the exons ATGAGTGGACATCCGCCGCAACGGCGGCAAACAAATGTCGGTTCAATACAACTGACACAGCAGGAAAATGAATGCCTTTTCAACTACCTTGGCAGGAAATGCATG TCTTTGTCTTCAGCCGTGGTCCAGGTGTTCACAGCAGATAGGAACTCCAGCTGGAACAAGAGATGCTGCGGGGTGGCCTGTCTGGTCAAAGACAATCCCCTACGCTCCTACTTCATCAGGGTCTGGGACATCAAG gaGGGTAAGATGGTGTTTGAGCAGGAGCTGTACAACAACTTCAGCATCTACCTCCCCAAACCTTACTTCATCACATTTATTGGAGAT acatGCCAAGTGGGTCTGAACTTTGCCAGTGAGGAGGAGACCAAGCGCTTCCGTAGCCATGTGAACGAGCTCATCGGGAGAAGACAGAGGAAATCTG GCCCGTCATTGCCCATGGCGACCGTCGACATCAAAAACCCAGAGATCAGCAACATTCAGCGTTACCATAACAACTCTCAAGTGAACAACATTGTGCACTCGTCCTTCcaaaagagggagaaaaagggcAAGGCGAAGAAGAAGAGGTTGACCAAGGCAGACATCGGCACGCCGAGCAACTTCCA GCACATCGGACATGTAGGATGGGATCCAAATACAGGTTTTGAT ttaaaTAACTTGGACCCAGAGCTGAAGAATCTGTTCGATATGTGCGGCATCTCTGAGGCTCAGCTGAAGGACAAGGAGACCTCTAAGGTCATCTACGACTTCATTGAGAAGAAAGGAGGCGTCGAAGCTGTCAAAAATGAGCTACGGAGACAAG ctcctccgccCCCTCCATCCAGAGGCGGCCCTCCTCCACCGCCCCCCCACCACGGCTCggctcctcctccccctcctcctgccaGGGGGCGAGGTGCCCCGccacctcctcccccctccagAGCTCCCGTCTCAGcgccccctcctccccctccgtCCCGACCGGGCATGTCCGCTCCACCGCCTCCTCCCCCGCCCAGCCGAGGCGCTCTCCCGCCTCCCCCTCCACCAGCCCATGCCTCAATTCCTGTGGCGCCTCCCCCACCGCCTccttcttcctcatcctcaACTCCACCCAGTATCGGAGGACcgcctcccccccctcctcctccaccgccTCCTGGCCCTCCGCCCCCTGCTCCTCCGCCCCCTATGGAGGCTAACGGAGGGGACGACGGCGACGGCGTGCCCAAGTCGGCACTGCTGAGTCAGATTAGAGAAGGCCACCAGCTGAAGAAGGTGGAGCAGAAAGACAGGCCGGTGTCCAGCACCGGCAGAGACGCACTTCTGGGCCAAATCCGACTAGGAACCAAACTCAAAGCG AGGGAAGACAATGGCGATTCAGCGCCTTCCACCCCGGCCCTCTCGGCAGGCATCGTCGGGGCCCTGATGGAGGTGATGCAGAAACGGAGCAAGGCGATTCACTCTTCAG ATGAGGACgatgacgatgacgatgacgaGGActttgaagatgatgatgaatggGAGGACTAg